A part of Sebastes fasciatus isolate fSebFas1 chromosome 10, fSebFas1.pri, whole genome shotgun sequence genomic DNA contains:
- the LOC141775209 gene encoding UDP-N-acetylglucosamine--peptide N-acetylglucosaminyltransferase 110 kDa subunit isoform X8: MACYLKAIETQPNFAVAWSNLGCVFNAQGEIWLAIHHFEKAVTLDPNFLDAYINLGNVLKEARIFDRAVAGYLRALSLSPNHAVVHGNLACVYYEQGLIDLAIDTYRRAIELQPHFPDAYCNLANALKEKGNVRQHLVSEAEECYNTALRLCPTHADSLNNLANIKREQGNIEEAVQLYRKALEVFPEFAAAHSNLASVLQQQGKLQEALMHYKEAIRISPTFADAYSNMGNTLKEMQDVQGALQCYTRAIQINPAFADAHSNLASIHKDSGNIPEAIASYRTALKLKPDFPDAYCNLAHCLQIVCDWTDYDERMKKLVSIVADQLDKNRLPSVHPHHSMLYPLSHGFRKAIAERHGNLCLDKVHALIKINALHKPAFEHPKDLKASGGRLRVGYVSSDFGNHPTSHLMQSIPGMHNPEKFEVFCYALSPDDSTNFRVKVVAEAHHFTDLSQIPCNGKAADRIHQDGIHILVNMNGYTKGARNELFALRPAPVQTMWLGYPGTSGAPFMDYIVSDKETSPIEVAEQYSEKLAYMPHTFFIGDHANMFPHLKKKAVIDFKSNGHIFDNRIVLNGIDLKAYLDSLPDVKVIKMKCDNNQEPTGDTNGALSMPVIPMNTAAEAIINMINQGQIQVTINGFTVSNGLATTQINNKAATGEEVPRTIVVTTRSQYGLPEDSIVYCNFNQLYKIDPPTLQMWANILKRVPNSVLWLLRFPAVGEPNIQQYAQNMGLPGSRIIFSPVAPKEEHVRRGQLADVCLDTPLCNGHTTGMDVLWAGTPMVTMPGETLASRVAASQLNCLGCPELIAHSRQDYEDIAVKLGSDMEYLKMVRARVWRQRICSPLFNTKQYTIDLERLYLQMWEHYSNGRKPEPLVKIHSVETSENA; encoded by the exons ATG GCTTGTTACCTGAAAGCCATTGAGACTCAGCCCAACTTTGCAGTGGCTTGGAGCAACCTAGGCTGTGTGTTCAATGCCCAAGGAGAGATATGGCTCGCCATACACCATTTTGAAAAG gCAGTGACTCTGGACCCAAATTTCCTTGATGCATACATCAATTTAGGAAACGTTTTGAAGGAAGCCCGCATCTTTGACAG AGCTGTGGCTGGATACCTGAGAGCCCTGAGTCTTAGTCCCAACCATGCAGTTGTCCATGGAAACCTGGCCTGTGTCTACTACGAGCAAGGCCTCATTGACCTGGCTATTGACACCTACCGCCGCGCTATTGAATTGCAGCCTCACTTCCCTGATGCCTACTGCAATTTGGCAAATGCCCTTAAGGAGAAAGGCAATGTAAGGCAGCATTTG GTGTCTGAAGCAGAAGAGTGCTACAACACAGCCTTGCGTTTGTGTCCAACCCATGCAGACTCTCTTAACAACTTGGCCAATATCAAGCGTGAGCAGGGCAACATTGAGGAGGCAGTTCAACTCTATAGGAAAGCACTAGAG GTGTTCCCAGAGTTTGCAGCAGCTCATTCTAACCTCGCCAGtgtcctgcagcagcagggaAAACTCCAGGAGGCCCTGATGCACTACAAGGAGGCCATCAG aatcaGCCCCACATTTGCTGATGCCTACTCAAACATGGGCAATACACTGAAGGAAATGCAAGATGTACAGGGAGCACTGCAATGCTACACCCGTGCCATCCAGATCAACCCTGCCTTTGCTGATGCTCACAGCAATTTGGCCTCTATCCACAAG GATTCTGGAAACATCCCAGAGGCCATTGCATCTTACCGCACGGCCTTGAAACTCAAGCCGGACTTCCCTGATGCTTACTGCAACTTGGCACATTGTCTGCAG ATTGTGTGCGACTGGACAGATTACGATGAGCGGATGAAGAAGCTTGTGAGCATCGTGGCTGACCAGCTGGATAAGAACCGCTTGCCATCAGTGCACCCACACCACAGCATGCTCTATCCGCTCTCTCACGGCTTCCGCAAGGCCATCGCTGAACGCCACGGAAACCTTTGCCTGGACAAGGTACACGCACTGATCAAA ATCAATGCACTGCACAAACCTGCTTTTGAGCATCCAAAGGATCTGAAGGCCAGCGGTGGACGTCTACGTGTTGGCTACGTCAGCTCCGACTTTGGCAACCACCCTACTTCCCACCTGATGCAGTCCATTCCTGGAATGCACAATCCTGAGAAATTTGAG GTGTTCTGCTATGCGCTCAGCCCTGATGATAGCACCAACTTCCGTGTGAAAGTGGTAGCAGAGGCTCATCATTTCACAGACCTCTCACAG ATTCCTTGCAATGGCAAGGCAGCTGATCGTATTCACCAGGATGGAATCCACATTCTGGTCAACATGAACGGATACACCAAGGGAGCCCGAAATGAGCTGTTTGCCCTCCGCCCTGCCCCCGTTCAG ACTATGTGGCTGGGTTACCCTGGAACCAGTGGGGCTCCCTTCATGGACTACATCGTCTCTGACAAGGAGACGTCTCCTATTGAAGTAGCTGAGCAGTATTCTGAGAAACTGGCCTACATGCCCCATACTTTCTTCATCGGAGACCACGCCAACATGTTCCCTCACCTCAAG AAAAAGGCTGTGATTGATTTCAAATCTAATGGACACATCTTTGACAACCGCATTGTTCTTAATGGTATTGATCTGAAGGCCTACTTGGACAGTTTGCCAGATGTGAAAGTGATAAAG ATGAAGTGCGACAACAACCAGGAACCCACTGGGGACACAAATGGAGCTCTGTCCATGCCCGTAATCCCCATGAACACAGCAGCTGAAGCAATCATCAACATGATCAACCAAGGCCAAATCCAGGTCACAATTAATGGCTTCACTGTCAGCAATGGCCTGGCCACCACACAG ATCAACAACAAAGCTGCCACTGGGGAGGAGGTGCCACGCACAATTGTCGTGACAACCCGTTCCCAGTATGGTCTCCCAGAGGACTCCATCGTCTACTGCAACTTCAACCAGCTCTACAAGATTGACCCCCCTACTCTTCAAATGTGGGCCAAT ATCCTGAAGCGCGTGCCCAACAGTGTGCTGTGGCTCCTTCGCTTCCCTGCCGTTGGCGAGCCCAACATCCAGCAGTACGCTCAGAACATGGGTCTGCCTGGCTCTCGCATCATCTTCTCTCCCGTGGCCCCCAAGGAGGAGCATGTGAGAAGGGGCCAGCTGGCTGATGTGTGCCTCGACACTCCTCTGTGCAATGGTCACACCACAGGCATGGATGTCCTCTGGGCTGGAACACCCATGGTCACGATGCCGG GTGAGACCCTTGCCTCCCGTGTGGCGGCCTCACAACTCAACTGCCTGGGCTGCCCTGAGCTAATAGCCCATAGTCGTCAGGATTATGAGGACATAGCGGTCAAACTGGGCTCTGACATGGAATA CCTGAAGATGGTCCGAGCACGTGTTTGGAGGCAGCGAATCTGCAGCCCTCTTTTCAACACCAAGCAGTACACGATTGACCTGGAGAGGCTCTATCTGCAGATGTGGGAGCACTATAGCAACGGCAGAAAGCCGGAACCTCTGGTCAAAATCCATTCAGTAGAAACCAGTGAGAATGCCTAA
- the LOC141775209 gene encoding UDP-N-acetylglucosamine--peptide N-acetylglucosaminyltransferase 110 kDa subunit isoform X3 yields the protein MATSVGNVADSTEPTKRMLSFQGLAELAHREYQSGDFEAAERHCMQLWRQEPDNTGVLLLLSSIHFQCRRLDRSAHFSTLAIKQNPMLAEAYSNLGNVYKERGQLQEAIEHYRHALRLKPDFIDGYINLAAALVAAGDMEGAVQAYVSALQYNPDLYCVRSDLGNLLKALGRLEEAKACYLKAIETQPNFAVAWSNLGCVFNAQGEIWLAIHHFEKAVTLDPNFLDAYINLGNVLKEARIFDRAVAGYLRALSLSPNHAVVHGNLACVYYEQGLIDLAIDTYRRAIELQPHFPDAYCNLANALKEKGNVRQHLVSEAEECYNTALRLCPTHADSLNNLANIKREQGNIEEAVQLYRKALEVFPEFAAAHSNLASVLQQQGKLQEALMHYKEAIRISPTFADAYSNMGNTLKEMQDVQGALQCYTRAIQINPAFADAHSNLASIHKDSGNIPEAIASYRTALKLKPDFPDAYCNLAHCLQIVCDWTDYDERMKKLVSIVADQLDKNRLPSVHPHHSMLYPLSHGFRKAIAERHGNLCLDKINALHKPAFEHPKDLKASGGRLRVGYVSSDFGNHPTSHLMQSIPGMHNPEKFEVFCYALSPDDSTNFRVKVVAEAHHFTDLSQIPCNGKAADRIHQDGIHILVNMNGYTKGARNELFALRPAPVQTMWLGYPGTSGAPFMDYIVSDKETSPIEVAEQYSEKLAYMPHTFFIGDHANMFPHLKKKAVIDFKSNGHIFDNRIVLNGIDLKAYLDSLPDVKVIKMKCDNNQEPTGDTNGALSMPVIPMNTAAEAIINMINQGQIQVTINGFTVSNGLATTQINNKAATGEEVPRTIVVTTRSQYGLPEDSIVYCNFNQLYKIDPPTLQMWANILKRVPNSVLWLLRFPAVGEPNIQQYAQNMGLPGSRIIFSPVAPKEEHVRRGQLADVCLDTPLCNGHTTGMDVLWAGTPMVTMPGETLASRVAASQLNCLGCPELIAHSRQDYEDIAVKLGSDMEYLKMVRARVWRQRICSPLFNTKQYTIDLERLYLQMWEHYSNGRKPEPLVKIHSVETSENA from the exons ATGGCGACCTCCGTGGGAAACGTGGCTGACAGCACAG AACCGACAAAACGTATGCTTTCCTTCCAAGGGTTGGCCGAGCTGGCGCACCGGGAGTATCAGTCAGGGGACTTTGAGGCAGCTGAGCGCCACTGCATGCAGCTATGGAGACAGGAGCCTGATAACACAGGCGTGCTGCTGCTCCTGTCCTCCATCCACTTCCAGTGCCGAAGACTTGACAG GTCTGCTCACTTCAGCACCTTGGCCATCAAACAGAACCCAATGTTGGCCGAGGCCTACTCCAACCTGGGGAACGTGTACAAGGAGCGTGGGCAACTGCAGGAGGCCATAGAGCATTATCGCCACGCTCTGAGACTGAAACCAGATTTTATTGATGGATACATCAACTTGGCAGCTGCTCTGGTGGCCGCAGGGGACATGGAGGGAGCAGTGCAGGCTTACGTGTCCGCATTACAGTACAACCCT gatCTTTATTGTGTGCGTAGTGACTTGGGCAACTTGCTTAAAGCCCTTGGGCGTTTGGAAGAGGCCAAG GCTTGTTACCTGAAAGCCATTGAGACTCAGCCCAACTTTGCAGTGGCTTGGAGCAACCTAGGCTGTGTGTTCAATGCCCAAGGAGAGATATGGCTCGCCATACACCATTTTGAAAAG gCAGTGACTCTGGACCCAAATTTCCTTGATGCATACATCAATTTAGGAAACGTTTTGAAGGAAGCCCGCATCTTTGACAG AGCTGTGGCTGGATACCTGAGAGCCCTGAGTCTTAGTCCCAACCATGCAGTTGTCCATGGAAACCTGGCCTGTGTCTACTACGAGCAAGGCCTCATTGACCTGGCTATTGACACCTACCGCCGCGCTATTGAATTGCAGCCTCACTTCCCTGATGCCTACTGCAATTTGGCAAATGCCCTTAAGGAGAAAGGCAATGTAAGGCAGCATTTG GTGTCTGAAGCAGAAGAGTGCTACAACACAGCCTTGCGTTTGTGTCCAACCCATGCAGACTCTCTTAACAACTTGGCCAATATCAAGCGTGAGCAGGGCAACATTGAGGAGGCAGTTCAACTCTATAGGAAAGCACTAGAG GTGTTCCCAGAGTTTGCAGCAGCTCATTCTAACCTCGCCAGtgtcctgcagcagcagggaAAACTCCAGGAGGCCCTGATGCACTACAAGGAGGCCATCAG aatcaGCCCCACATTTGCTGATGCCTACTCAAACATGGGCAATACACTGAAGGAAATGCAAGATGTACAGGGAGCACTGCAATGCTACACCCGTGCCATCCAGATCAACCCTGCCTTTGCTGATGCTCACAGCAATTTGGCCTCTATCCACAAG GATTCTGGAAACATCCCAGAGGCCATTGCATCTTACCGCACGGCCTTGAAACTCAAGCCGGACTTCCCTGATGCTTACTGCAACTTGGCACATTGTCTGCAG ATTGTGTGCGACTGGACAGATTACGATGAGCGGATGAAGAAGCTTGTGAGCATCGTGGCTGACCAGCTGGATAAGAACCGCTTGCCATCAGTGCACCCACACCACAGCATGCTCTATCCGCTCTCTCACGGCTTCCGCAAGGCCATCGCTGAACGCCACGGAAACCTTTGCCTGGACAAG ATCAATGCACTGCACAAACCTGCTTTTGAGCATCCAAAGGATCTGAAGGCCAGCGGTGGACGTCTACGTGTTGGCTACGTCAGCTCCGACTTTGGCAACCACCCTACTTCCCACCTGATGCAGTCCATTCCTGGAATGCACAATCCTGAGAAATTTGAG GTGTTCTGCTATGCGCTCAGCCCTGATGATAGCACCAACTTCCGTGTGAAAGTGGTAGCAGAGGCTCATCATTTCACAGACCTCTCACAG ATTCCTTGCAATGGCAAGGCAGCTGATCGTATTCACCAGGATGGAATCCACATTCTGGTCAACATGAACGGATACACCAAGGGAGCCCGAAATGAGCTGTTTGCCCTCCGCCCTGCCCCCGTTCAG ACTATGTGGCTGGGTTACCCTGGAACCAGTGGGGCTCCCTTCATGGACTACATCGTCTCTGACAAGGAGACGTCTCCTATTGAAGTAGCTGAGCAGTATTCTGAGAAACTGGCCTACATGCCCCATACTTTCTTCATCGGAGACCACGCCAACATGTTCCCTCACCTCAAG AAAAAGGCTGTGATTGATTTCAAATCTAATGGACACATCTTTGACAACCGCATTGTTCTTAATGGTATTGATCTGAAGGCCTACTTGGACAGTTTGCCAGATGTGAAAGTGATAAAG ATGAAGTGCGACAACAACCAGGAACCCACTGGGGACACAAATGGAGCTCTGTCCATGCCCGTAATCCCCATGAACACAGCAGCTGAAGCAATCATCAACATGATCAACCAAGGCCAAATCCAGGTCACAATTAATGGCTTCACTGTCAGCAATGGCCTGGCCACCACACAG ATCAACAACAAAGCTGCCACTGGGGAGGAGGTGCCACGCACAATTGTCGTGACAACCCGTTCCCAGTATGGTCTCCCAGAGGACTCCATCGTCTACTGCAACTTCAACCAGCTCTACAAGATTGACCCCCCTACTCTTCAAATGTGGGCCAAT ATCCTGAAGCGCGTGCCCAACAGTGTGCTGTGGCTCCTTCGCTTCCCTGCCGTTGGCGAGCCCAACATCCAGCAGTACGCTCAGAACATGGGTCTGCCTGGCTCTCGCATCATCTTCTCTCCCGTGGCCCCCAAGGAGGAGCATGTGAGAAGGGGCCAGCTGGCTGATGTGTGCCTCGACACTCCTCTGTGCAATGGTCACACCACAGGCATGGATGTCCTCTGGGCTGGAACACCCATGGTCACGATGCCGG GTGAGACCCTTGCCTCCCGTGTGGCGGCCTCACAACTCAACTGCCTGGGCTGCCCTGAGCTAATAGCCCATAGTCGTCAGGATTATGAGGACATAGCGGTCAAACTGGGCTCTGACATGGAATA CCTGAAGATGGTCCGAGCACGTGTTTGGAGGCAGCGAATCTGCAGCCCTCTTTTCAACACCAAGCAGTACACGATTGACCTGGAGAGGCTCTATCTGCAGATGTGGGAGCACTATAGCAACGGCAGAAAGCCGGAACCTCTGGTCAAAATCCATTCAGTAGAAACCAGTGAGAATGCCTAA